The proteins below come from a single Malus sylvestris chromosome 3, drMalSylv7.2, whole genome shotgun sequence genomic window:
- the LOC126615824 gene encoding calmodulin-7 — protein sequence MADQLTDDQISEFKEAFSLFDKDGDGCITTKELGTVMRSLGQNPTEAELQDMINEVDADGNGTIDFPEFLNLMARKMKDTDSEEELKEAFRVFDKDQNGFISAAELRHVMTNLGEKLTDEEVDEMIREADVDGDGQINYEEFVKVMMAK from the exons ATGGCCGATCAGCTCACCGACGACCAGATCTCTGAGTTCAAGGAGGCTTTCAGCCTATTCGACAAGGACGGCGATG GTTGTATCACTACAAAGGAGTTGGGGACTGTTATGCGTTCACTTGGGCAGAACCCCACTGAAGCTGAGCTTCAGGATATGATCAATGAGGTTGATGCTGATGGGAATGGGACCATTGATTTCCCAGAGTTCCTTAACCTGATGGCCCGGAAGATGAAGGACACAGATTCTGAGGAGGAGCTCAAGGAAGCTTTCCGAGTGTTCGATAAGGACCAGAATGGCTTCATTTCTGCCGCTGAGCTTCGTCATGTTATGACAAATCTAGGCGAGAAGCTGACAGATGAGGAAGTGGATGAGATGATTCGTGAGGCTGATGTGGATGGTGATGGGCAGATCAACTATGAGGAGTTCGTCAAAGTCATGATGGCCAAGTGA